In Streptomyces violaceusniger Tu 4113, one DNA window encodes the following:
- a CDS encoding alpha-1,4-glucan--maltose-1-phosphate maltosyltransferase produces MIGRIPILDIRPLIDCGRRPAKAVVDETFEVSATVFREGHDAVNANVVLRDPSGRSGPWTPMRELAPGSDRWGAEVTPGAPGRWTYTVEAWSDPIATWRHHARIKIPAGIDTDLVLEEGARLHERAATGVPKNDGREAVLAAVDGLRDERRPVADRLAAALAPDVTEALDRHPLRELVTSSRPMPLQVDRERALFGSWYELFPRSEGARVTEGRRPVSGTLRTAAERLPALAAAGFDVVYLPPIHPIGTAYRKGPGNTLSAGPFDVGSPWAIGSAEGGHDAIHPDLGTLEDFDHFVARARELRMEVALDFALQCSPDHPWVTEHPEWFHRRADGTVAYAENPPKKYQDIYPVAFDRDFHGLVRETERVLRFWMEHGVRIFRVDNPHTKPVVFWEKVLGDIHRTHPDVLFLAEAFTRPAMMNTLGAVGFHQSYTYFTWRNTKQELTDYLTELAGDAAAWMRPNFFVNTPDILHAHLQEGGRPAFEARAVLAATLSPTWGVYAGYELCENTPVRAGSEEYLDSEKYQLRPRDWAAAEREGRTITPLLTRLNRLRRRHPALRRLRNLRFHHADNDSVIVYSKRAGDSCVITVVNLDPHHTQEATVSLNMPELGLEWHESVPVRDELTGETYHWGRDNYVRLEPGREVAPAHVLSLRPSSPIGGSPTT; encoded by the coding sequence ATGATCGGTCGCATTCCCATTCTGGATATCCGCCCGCTGATCGACTGCGGCCGCCGCCCCGCCAAGGCGGTGGTGGACGAGACCTTCGAGGTCAGCGCCACCGTGTTCCGGGAGGGCCATGACGCGGTCAACGCCAATGTGGTCCTCCGCGATCCGTCCGGCCGCTCGGGCCCCTGGACCCCGATGCGCGAACTCGCCCCCGGCTCCGACCGCTGGGGCGCCGAGGTCACACCCGGCGCGCCCGGCCGCTGGACTTACACGGTCGAGGCATGGAGCGATCCGATCGCCACCTGGCGCCACCATGCCCGGATCAAGATCCCGGCCGGGATCGACACCGATCTGGTCCTGGAGGAGGGGGCCCGGCTGCATGAGCGGGCCGCCACCGGAGTGCCCAAGAACGACGGCCGGGAGGCGGTCCTGGCGGCGGTCGACGGGCTGCGCGACGAGCGCCGCCCGGTGGCCGACCGGCTCGCCGCCGCGCTCGCGCCCGATGTGACCGAGGCCCTCGACCGCCACCCGCTGCGGGAGTTGGTCACCTCCTCGCGCCCCATGCCGCTCCAGGTGGACCGGGAGCGTGCGCTGTTCGGCTCCTGGTACGAGCTCTTCCCGCGTTCCGAGGGCGCCAGGGTGACGGAGGGGCGGCGGCCGGTCAGCGGCACCCTGCGCACCGCCGCCGAACGGCTGCCCGCCCTCGCCGCCGCGGGCTTCGACGTCGTCTATCTGCCGCCGATCCACCCCATCGGCACCGCCTACCGCAAGGGCCCGGGCAACACGCTCTCCGCCGGCCCCTTCGACGTGGGCTCCCCCTGGGCCATCGGCTCGGCCGAAGGCGGCCATGACGCGATCCACCCGGACCTCGGCACCCTGGAGGACTTCGACCACTTCGTGGCGCGCGCCCGTGAGCTGCGCATGGAGGTCGCGCTGGACTTCGCGCTCCAGTGCTCCCCCGACCACCCGTGGGTCACCGAGCACCCCGAGTGGTTCCATCGGCGCGCCGACGGCACTGTCGCGTACGCCGAGAACCCGCCCAAGAAGTACCAGGACATCTATCCCGTAGCGTTCGACCGGGACTTCCACGGCCTGGTCCGGGAGACCGAGCGGGTGCTGCGCTTCTGGATGGAGCACGGGGTGCGGATCTTCCGGGTGGACAATCCGCACACCAAACCGGTGGTCTTCTGGGAGAAGGTGCTCGGCGACATCCACCGCACCCACCCCGATGTCCTCTTCCTCGCCGAGGCGTTCACCCGCCCGGCGATGATGAACACCCTCGGCGCGGTCGGCTTCCACCAGTCGTACACCTACTTCACCTGGCGGAACACCAAACAGGAGCTGACCGACTACCTCACCGAGCTGGCCGGGGACGCGGCCGCCTGGATGCGGCCCAACTTCTTCGTCAACACCCCCGACATCCTCCACGCCCACCTCCAGGAGGGCGGCCGCCCCGCCTTCGAGGCGCGGGCCGTGCTCGCCGCCACCCTCTCCCCCACCTGGGGCGTCTACGCGGGCTACGAGCTGTGCGAGAACACCCCGGTGCGCGCGGGGAGCGAGGAGTACCTGGACTCGGAGAAGTACCAGCTACGGCCGCGCGACTGGGCGGCGGCCGAGCGCGAGGGCAGAACGATCACCCCGCTGCTCACCCGGCTGAACCGGCTGCGCCGCCGCCATCCCGCCCTGCGGCGGCTGCGCAACCTCAGATTCCACCACGCCGACAACGATTCCGTCATCGTCTACTCCAAGCGCGCGGGCGACTCGTGTGTGATCACGGTCGTCAACCTGGACCCTCACCACACCCAGGAGGCGACGGTCTCGTTGAACATGCCGGAACTCGGCCTCGAGTGGCATGAGTCCGTCCCGGTGCGCGACGAGCTCACCGGCGAGACCTATCACTGGGGCAGGGACAACTACGTGCGCCTGGAGCCGGGGCGTGAGGTGGCTCCGGCGCATGTGCTGTCCCTGCGACCGTCCTCACCGATCGGAGGGTCACCCACAACATGA
- a CDS encoding S8 family peptidase has translation MACASSGRRRRVGAPAAVVAVVLVALSPTQTVPAQGVQATGGAGTHGYIVALKRGAGAPAAASGAGRALVERYGARVRRVYSSALNGYAVRANAAQAGRLAADRRIASVTRDEPVSLRWTRVRRMAPPRAQARPPWGLDRIDQPEGPLDGAYTAPGGGGRGTTIYVIDSGVRASHADFGGRARSGWDFVDDDPVAEDGNGHGTHVAATAAGTRYGVAKKAAIVAVRVLDDRGEGTVAQVLAGMDWVLRHARRPAVVNLSLGSAAATPLPEWDAAVRTGIAAGLVFTVAAGNQDRPAAAFSPGRVAPALTVGSTDRADRRSGFSNWGPGIDLFAPGDRIVSASNTSDTATRTLSGTSMAAPHVAGAAALYLAGHRYATPAQVGAALIAEASRGRVRGAGAGSPNRLLRVAN, from the coding sequence ATGGCATGCGCATCTTCGGGCCGCCGGCGCAGGGTGGGGGCGCCGGCCGCCGTCGTCGCGGTGGTCCTGGTGGCTCTGTCACCCACCCAGACCGTTCCCGCGCAGGGGGTCCAGGCCACGGGCGGGGCGGGGACCCACGGCTATATCGTCGCCCTGAAGCGGGGCGCGGGAGCGCCCGCGGCAGCGTCCGGGGCGGGCCGGGCGCTGGTCGAGCGGTACGGGGCACGGGTGCGCCGGGTCTACAGCAGCGCGCTCAACGGCTATGCGGTACGGGCGAACGCGGCGCAGGCCGGGCGGCTGGCGGCCGATCGGCGCATCGCCTCGGTGACCCGGGACGAGCCGGTGTCCCTGCGCTGGACCCGGGTGCGGCGGATGGCCCCGCCCCGCGCCCAGGCGCGGCCGCCGTGGGGCCTGGACCGGATCGACCAGCCGGAGGGGCCGCTGGACGGGGCGTACACCGCTCCCGGCGGCGGCGGGCGCGGGACCACGATCTATGTCATCGACTCCGGGGTCCGCGCCTCCCATGCGGACTTCGGCGGCCGGGCCCGCTCCGGCTGGGACTTCGTGGACGACGATCCGGTGGCCGAGGACGGCAACGGCCATGGCACCCATGTGGCCGCCACGGCGGCGGGTACCCGCTATGGCGTGGCGAAGAAGGCCGCGATCGTGGCCGTCCGGGTGCTGGACGACCGGGGCGAGGGCACTGTCGCCCAGGTACTGGCCGGAATGGACTGGGTGCTGCGACACGCCAGGCGGCCCGCCGTGGTCAATCTGAGCCTGGGCTCGGCGGCGGCCACCCCGCTGCCCGAATGGGACGCGGCGGTGCGGACGGGGATCGCCGCCGGTCTGGTCTTCACCGTGGCGGCGGGCAATCAGGACCGGCCCGCCGCCGCGTTCTCGCCGGGCCGGGTGGCGCCGGCGCTCACGGTGGGCTCGACCGACCGCGCCGACCGGCGCTCGGGCTTCTCCAACTGGGGCCCCGGCATCGACCTGTTCGCGCCCGGCGACCGGATCGTCTCGGCGTCGAATACGAGCGATACGGCGACCAGGACGCTGTCGGGCACCTCGATGGCGGCCCCGCATGTCGCGGGCGCCGCCGCGCTGTATCTGGCCGGCCACCGCTACGCCACCCCGGCCCAGGTCGGCGCGGCGCTGATAGCCGAGGCGAGCAGGGGCCGGGTGCGCGGCGCGGGGGCGGGCTCACCGAACCGTCTGCTGCGGGTGGCCAACTGA
- a CDS encoding pectate lyase, whose translation MAEQRTRHRAIAGVLGAVALTAGAITTGLTLPAASAATWPTPSGTPQAVSKTIGVSGTTDGGMKRYYGSGDLGGDGQEEDQGPLFELKDGATLKNVILGAPAADGVHCEGSCTLQNVWWEDVGEDAATFRGTGKTFNVIGGGARKAADKIFQFNGGGTLNISNFAGQDFSTFVRSCGNCSSQYKRTINVSNSEITAPGKVIGGINTNYGDSLTLRGITIVGDSSKKIVPCQKYIGNNTGAEPSKNGSGPDGTYCKYSSSDITYR comes from the coding sequence ATGGCTGAACAACGCACCAGGCACCGCGCGATAGCCGGCGTCCTCGGCGCCGTCGCCCTCACCGCGGGCGCGATCACCACCGGGCTGACCCTGCCCGCGGCCTCCGCGGCCACCTGGCCCACGCCCAGCGGCACCCCGCAGGCGGTCTCCAAGACCATCGGCGTCAGCGGGACCACCGACGGCGGCATGAAGCGCTACTACGGCTCCGGCGACCTCGGCGGCGACGGCCAGGAGGAGGACCAGGGCCCGCTGTTCGAGCTGAAGGACGGCGCCACCCTGAAGAACGTCATCCTCGGCGCCCCGGCCGCCGACGGCGTCCACTGCGAGGGTAGCTGCACCCTGCAGAACGTCTGGTGGGAGGACGTCGGCGAGGACGCCGCCACCTTCCGCGGCACCGGCAAGACGTTCAACGTGATCGGTGGCGGCGCCCGCAAGGCCGCGGACAAGATCTTCCAGTTCAACGGCGGCGGCACGCTCAACATCTCGAACTTCGCCGGCCAGGACTTCTCCACCTTCGTCCGCTCCTGTGGCAACTGCTCCTCGCAGTACAAGCGCACCATCAATGTGAGCAACTCCGAGATCACCGCCCCGGGCAAGGTCATCGGTGGGATCAACACCAACTACGGCGACTCGCTGACCCTGCGCGGCATCACCATCGTCGGGGACAGCAGCAAGAAGATCGTCCCGTGCCAGAAGTACATCGGGAACAACACCGGCGCCGAGCCGAGCAAGAACGGCAGCGGCCCCGACGGCACCTACTGCAAGTACAGCTCCTCCGACATCACCTACAGGTGA
- a CDS encoding rhamnogalacturonan lyase: MAAACVAGALTVTTLTGVSGAAETAGAPKAGAGTKAAAQLEKLDRGLVSVHTGNDNLVSWRWLATDPNEVTFNLYRGAVKVNSSPITTTNYLHKDAPNSADYTVRAIVGGVEQPASPSATQFRPGYYDVPISPPAGGSDYIYEANDASVGDLDGDGDLDFVLKWQPTNAKDNSQSGVTGNTVVDGYTLQGQRLWRIDLGRNIRSGAHYTQFQVYDYDGDGQAEVAMKTADGTVDGAGKTIGSASADYRNSSGYVLSGPEYLTMFNGRTGAAMSTVDYVPPRGTVSSWGDSYGNRVDRFLAGTAYLNGSTPSLIEARGYYTRTVISAWRFSGGQLTRQWTFDTNSSTNTGKGYDGQGNHALATGDVDGDGRDEIIYGSMAVDDNGSALWTNKNGHGDAAHLGDLDPARPGLEYFKVDEDSSKPGSYLADARTGQVLWSTASGGDNGRGAAGDIWAGNDGAEMWSARDDQIRDEGGGAKGRKPSSINFLAWWDGDPVRELLDGTHIDKYGTSGDTRLLTGSGVHSNNGTKATPSLSGDILGDWREEVVWPTSDNKALRIYSTPYETDRKITTLLHDRQYREALAWQNTAYNQPPHPSFFLGNKMATPPRPAITTP; the protein is encoded by the coding sequence ATGGCCGCCGCCTGCGTGGCGGGGGCGCTGACCGTCACCACCCTGACGGGCGTCTCGGGGGCCGCCGAGACCGCGGGAGCCCCGAAGGCCGGGGCCGGGACCAAGGCCGCGGCCCAGTTGGAGAAGCTGGACCGGGGGCTGGTGAGCGTGCACACCGGCAATGACAACCTGGTGAGCTGGCGCTGGCTGGCCACCGACCCGAACGAGGTGACGTTCAACCTCTACCGCGGCGCCGTCAAGGTCAACTCCTCCCCCATCACCACCACCAACTACCTGCACAAGGACGCCCCCAACAGCGCGGACTACACCGTGCGGGCCATCGTGGGCGGGGTCGAGCAGCCCGCCTCGCCGAGCGCGACGCAGTTCCGCCCGGGGTACTACGACGTGCCGATCTCGCCGCCGGCGGGCGGTTCGGACTACATCTACGAGGCCAATGACGCCTCGGTCGGCGACCTCGACGGCGACGGCGATCTGGACTTCGTCCTCAAGTGGCAGCCGACCAACGCCAAGGACAACTCGCAGTCGGGCGTCACCGGCAACACCGTCGTGGACGGCTACACCCTGCAGGGGCAGCGGCTGTGGCGGATCGACCTGGGCCGCAACATCCGCTCCGGCGCCCACTACACCCAGTTCCAGGTGTACGACTACGACGGCGACGGCCAGGCCGAGGTCGCGATGAAGACCGCGGACGGCACGGTCGACGGCGCCGGGAAGACCATCGGCAGCGCCTCCGCCGACTACCGCAACTCCAGCGGCTATGTGCTCAGCGGGCCCGAATATCTGACGATGTTCAACGGGCGCACGGGCGCCGCGATGAGCACGGTGGATTACGTCCCGCCGCGCGGCACCGTCTCCTCGTGGGGCGATTCCTACGGCAACCGCGTGGACCGCTTCCTGGCCGGGACGGCGTATCTCAACGGCTCCACCCCCTCACTGATCGAGGCGCGCGGTTACTACACCCGCACGGTGATCTCCGCCTGGAGGTTCAGCGGAGGGCAGCTCACCCGTCAGTGGACGTTCGACACCAACAGCTCCACCAACACCGGCAAGGGCTACGACGGCCAGGGCAACCACGCGCTGGCGACCGGTGACGTGGACGGCGACGGCAGGGACGAGATCATCTACGGCTCGATGGCCGTGGACGACAACGGCTCGGCGCTGTGGACCAACAAGAACGGCCACGGCGACGCCGCCCACCTCGGCGACCTCGACCCCGCACGCCCTGGCCTCGAGTACTTCAAGGTGGACGAGGACTCGTCCAAGCCGGGCTCGTACCTCGCCGACGCCCGCACCGGCCAGGTGCTGTGGTCGACCGCGTCGGGCGGCGACAACGGGCGCGGCGCGGCCGGCGACATCTGGGCGGGCAACGACGGCGCCGAGATGTGGTCCGCGCGGGACGACCAGATCCGCGACGAGGGCGGCGGCGCCAAGGGCCGCAAGCCCTCCTCGATCAACTTCCTGGCCTGGTGGGACGGCGATCCCGTGCGCGAGCTGCTGGACGGCACGCATATCGACAAGTACGGCACCTCCGGTGACACCCGGCTGCTCACCGGCTCCGGGGTGCACTCCAACAACGGCACCAAGGCCACCCCGTCGCTCTCCGGCGACATCCTCGGCGACTGGCGCGAGGAGGTGGTCTGGCCGACCAGCGACAACAAGGCGCTGCGGATCTACTCCACGCCGTACGAGACCGACCGGAAGATCACCACGCTGCTCCACGACCGGCAGTACCGCGAGGCGCTGGCCTGGCAGAACACCGCCTACAACCAGCCCCCGCACCCCAGCTTCTTCCTCGGCAACAAGATGGCGACCCCGCCGCGTCCGGCCATCACCACCCCGTGA
- the glgP gene encoding alpha-glucan family phosphorylase, with amino-acid sequence MKAIRRFSVRPVLPEPLRPLHRLARNLRWSWHPQTRELFESVDPEGWRESGGDPVRLLGAVPVSRLADLAEDRSFLRRLTAAADDLHDYLTGPRWYQGRTAAEDRAGPGPGRAVPSDGPAPSSASVPSVPPGASVPSGLPAAMAYFSPEFGITAALPQYSGGLGILAGDHLKAASDLGVPLMGVGLLYRHGYFRQSLSREGWQQEHYPVLDPNELPLTQLSEADGRPVRIPLTLPGGRPLHARVWHAQVGRVPLLLLDSDVEENGHGERDVTDRLYGGGSEHRLLQEMLLGIGGVRALRAYCRLTGHPGPEVFHTNEGHAGFQGLERIRELIADGADFGTAHEAVRAGTVFTTHTPVPAGIDRFDRELVARHFGDDAELPGIEVERVLALGMETYPGGEPNLFNMAVMGLRLAQRANGVSTLHGRVSREMFAGLWPGFDPEEVPITSITNGVHAPTWTAPEVTRLGARQFGHLPDAELWELRRTLRKRLVAEVRQRLYDSWRQRGAGTAELGWIDGVLDPDVLTIGFARRVPSYKRLTLMLRDPDRLMELLLHPERPIQIVVAGKAHPADDGGKRLVQELVRFADDPRVRHRLVFLPDYGMGMAQQLYPGCDVWLNNPLRPLEACGTSGMKAALNGCLNLSVLDGWWDEWYEPDFGWAIPTADGDAVDETRRDDLEATALYDLLERRIAPRFYDRGPDGLPGRWIDMVRRTLTTLGPKVLAGRMVREYVERLYAPAARSHRALDPVSAAELATWKSRIRDAWPGVTVDHVEAQLTPPAPGGAAELGSTLSLRVRVRLAGLAPADVEVQAVAGRVDDTDRITDATHVPLKPTTGPDAEGRRLYEGPLALDRTGPFGYTVRILPTHHLLATAPELGLTALPGDSMTEAAGVLMR; translated from the coding sequence GTGAAGGCCATTCGACGATTCAGCGTGCGTCCCGTGCTTCCGGAGCCCCTGCGACCGCTCCACCGGCTGGCGCGCAATCTGCGCTGGTCCTGGCATCCCCAGACCCGCGAGCTCTTCGAGTCCGTGGACCCCGAGGGATGGCGGGAGTCGGGCGGGGACCCGGTGCGGCTGCTGGGCGCCGTGCCCGTCTCCCGGCTCGCGGACCTCGCCGAGGACCGCTCCTTCCTGCGCCGTCTTACGGCGGCCGCGGACGATCTGCACGACTATCTGACCGGCCCGCGCTGGTACCAGGGGCGGACCGCGGCGGAGGACCGCGCGGGTCCGGGGCCCGGCCGGGCCGTGCCTTCCGATGGGCCCGCGCCCTCAAGCGCGTCCGTACCGTCCGTACCCCCAGGCGCATCCGTACCCTCCGGACTGCCCGCCGCGATGGCCTACTTCTCGCCGGAGTTCGGGATCACCGCCGCCCTGCCCCAGTACTCCGGCGGCCTGGGCATCCTCGCCGGTGACCACCTCAAGGCCGCCAGCGACCTCGGCGTGCCCCTGATGGGCGTCGGACTGCTCTACCGCCACGGCTACTTCCGGCAGTCGCTCTCCCGCGAGGGCTGGCAGCAGGAGCACTATCCGGTCCTGGACCCCAACGAGCTGCCGCTCACGCAGCTCAGCGAGGCGGACGGCCGGCCCGTCCGGATCCCGCTCACCCTGCCCGGCGGCCGTCCCCTCCACGCCCGCGTCTGGCACGCCCAGGTGGGCAGGGTGCCGCTGCTGCTGCTCGACTCCGACGTGGAGGAGAACGGCCACGGCGAGCGCGATGTGACCGACCGGCTCTACGGCGGCGGCAGCGAGCACCGGCTGCTGCAGGAGATGCTGCTGGGCATCGGCGGCGTCCGCGCCCTGCGCGCGTACTGCAGGCTCACCGGCCATCCCGGCCCCGAGGTCTTCCACACCAACGAGGGCCACGCCGGATTCCAGGGCCTGGAGCGCATCCGCGAACTGATCGCCGACGGGGCCGACTTCGGCACCGCCCATGAGGCGGTGCGGGCCGGGACCGTCTTCACCACCCACACCCCCGTCCCCGCCGGAATCGACCGCTTCGACCGCGAGCTGGTCGCCCGCCACTTCGGTGACGACGCCGAGCTGCCGGGAATCGAGGTCGAGCGGGTCCTCGCGCTCGGCATGGAGACCTACCCCGGCGGTGAGCCCAACCTCTTCAACATGGCGGTGATGGGGCTGCGCCTGGCCCAGCGCGCCAACGGGGTGTCCACGCTGCACGGCCGCGTCAGCCGGGAGATGTTCGCCGGGCTCTGGCCCGGTTTCGACCCCGAGGAGGTGCCCATCACCTCCATCACCAACGGGGTGCACGCACCCACCTGGACGGCCCCCGAGGTCACCCGGCTCGGCGCCCGCCAGTTCGGCCACCTGCCCGACGCCGAGCTGTGGGAGCTGCGCCGCACCCTGCGCAAGCGGCTGGTCGCCGAGGTCAGGCAGCGGCTGTACGACTCGTGGCGGCAGCGCGGCGCGGGCACCGCCGAGCTCGGCTGGATCGACGGGGTGCTCGACCCCGACGTCCTCACCATCGGCTTCGCCCGCCGCGTCCCCTCCTACAAGCGGCTCACCCTGATGCTCCGCGACCCGGACCGGCTGATGGAGCTGCTGCTCCACCCCGAGCGGCCGATCCAGATCGTCGTCGCGGGCAAGGCCCATCCGGCGGACGACGGCGGCAAGCGCCTGGTCCAGGAACTCGTCCGCTTCGCCGACGACCCCCGGGTGCGCCACCGCCTGGTCTTCCTGCCCGACTACGGCATGGGCATGGCCCAGCAGCTCTACCCCGGCTGCGACGTCTGGCTCAACAACCCGCTGCGCCCACTGGAGGCATGCGGCACCAGCGGCATGAAGGCCGCCCTGAACGGCTGTCTCAACCTCTCCGTCCTCGACGGCTGGTGGGACGAGTGGTACGAGCCGGACTTCGGCTGGGCCATCCCCACCGCCGACGGCGACGCCGTCGACGAGACCCGCCGCGACGACCTGGAGGCCACCGCCCTCTACGACCTGCTGGAACGGCGGATCGCCCCGCGCTTCTACGACCGCGGCCCGGACGGTCTCCCCGGCCGCTGGATCGACATGGTCCGCCGCACCCTCACCACCCTCGGCCCCAAGGTCCTCGCGGGCCGCATGGTGCGCGAATACGTCGAGCGGCTCTACGCCCCGGCCGCCCGCTCCCACCGCGCGCTGGACCCGGTGTCGGCCGCCGAACTGGCCACCTGGAAATCCCGGATCCGCGACGCCTGGCCGGGCGTCACCGTCGACCACGTCGAGGCCCAGCTCACCCCACCCGCCCCCGGCGGCGCCGCCGAACTCGGCTCGACGCTCTCCCTGCGGGTCCGGGTGCGCCTCGCCGGACTGGCCCCGGCGGACGTGGAGGTCCAGGCGGTGGCGGGCCGGGTCGACGACACCGACCGCATCACCGACGCCACCCACGTCCCCCTCAAACCCACCACGGGCCCCGACGCCGAAGGCCGCCGCCTCTACGAAGGCCCCCTGGCCCTCGACCGCACCGGCCCCTTCGGCTACACGGTCCGCATCCTCCCCACCCACCACCTCCTGGCCACCGCCCCCGAGTTGGGCCTCACCGCGCTGCCCGGCGATTCCATGACCGAGGCGGCGGGAGTCCTGATGCGCTGA
- a CDS encoding DUF6879 family protein, which yields MATAVREALASARRSAVHLELRDIYTPDDPDFADWRAGVHFDPAERWRSWFDVVVATTARGVRMRRARIVSEPVSEYIKFEYDVTERHNIAAGEKVRWLPRREAADLALPGADCWVIDDEVVIFNHFDGDGNWDPATGMDVRTEPAVAKLCGSAFEAVWERAVPHAEYRPL from the coding sequence ATGGCAACGGCGGTACGTGAGGCTCTGGCTTCCGCGCGGCGTTCGGCAGTCCATTTGGAGTTGCGCGACATCTACACGCCAGACGACCCTGATTTCGCCGACTGGCGCGCCGGTGTGCACTTTGACCCCGCTGAGCGGTGGCGAAGCTGGTTCGACGTGGTGGTGGCGACCACGGCCAGAGGCGTTCGAATGAGGCGGGCTCGTATCGTCTCCGAACCCGTCAGCGAATACATCAAGTTTGAGTACGACGTGACTGAGCGCCACAACATCGCGGCCGGCGAGAAGGTCCGATGGCTGCCCCGAAGGGAGGCGGCAGATCTGGCCCTGCCGGGCGCGGACTGCTGGGTCATCGATGATGAGGTCGTGATCTTCAATCACTTCGACGGCGACGGCAATTGGGACCCTGCGACGGGTATGGATGTACGGACCGAACCCGCAGTGGCAAAGCTGTGTGGATCGGCGTTCGAGGCCGTCTGGGAGCGGGCCGTACCGCATGCGGAGTACCGGCCACTTTGA
- a CDS encoding helix-turn-helix domain-containing protein has protein sequence MSASPSSSAHQARQALGARLGEIRDDAGLTGRALATLCGWHPSKVSKIEHARTSPSPNDVRSWAEHCGVPEQTADLIVSLRTAQGMWVEWRRMERAGLRRAQEERLPLYERTTRFRVYSSWLIPGLIQTRAYTTAALCAIRERRGLVDDVEAAVATRMQRQRLLHTGERRFAFLVEESVLRSGIGGSQTMADQLAHLLTISSLANVSVGVVPMRPDRVRWPVESFWIFDAAEVNVELVSGFLTITQPGEIAMYAQTFGELTEHAVYGAAARALISAAASSLG, from the coding sequence ATGTCCGCCTCACCTTCTTCCAGTGCGCACCAGGCACGGCAAGCCCTTGGCGCTCGCCTCGGTGAGATCCGCGATGACGCGGGGCTGACCGGACGGGCGCTCGCCACTCTCTGCGGTTGGCACCCGTCCAAAGTCAGCAAGATCGAGCACGCCAGGACATCCCCTTCGCCGAACGACGTTCGGTCCTGGGCAGAACATTGCGGCGTACCGGAACAGACGGCAGATCTGATCGTGTCGCTCCGCACAGCGCAAGGTATGTGGGTTGAGTGGCGCCGTATGGAGCGGGCAGGTCTCCGCCGCGCCCAAGAGGAGCGTCTGCCGCTGTACGAGCGCACCACCCGCTTTCGGGTCTATTCGTCCTGGCTGATACCTGGACTGATCCAGACCCGCGCGTATACGACGGCGGCACTGTGTGCCATCCGCGAGCGCAGGGGGCTTGTGGATGACGTCGAGGCTGCCGTGGCCACCCGTATGCAACGTCAACGTTTGTTGCATACCGGCGAGCGTCGTTTCGCCTTCCTCGTCGAGGAATCCGTATTGCGCTCCGGTATCGGAGGCTCGCAGACGATGGCAGACCAACTCGCGCATCTCCTGACCATCAGTTCGCTGGCCAACGTCAGCGTGGGCGTGGTCCCTATGCGGCCGGATCGGGTTCGCTGGCCCGTCGAGAGCTTCTGGATCTTTGACGCGGCCGAGGTCAATGTCGAGCTGGTTTCAGGTTTCTTGACGATCACCCAGCCAGGCGAGATCGCGATGTATGCCCAGACTTTCGGTGAGCTGACCGAACATGCGGTCTACGGTGCGGCGGCACGAGCGCTGATCTCCGCAGCGGCCAGCTCGCTCGGCTGA